The following are from one region of the Pirellulaceae bacterium genome:
- a CDS encoding MotA/TolQ/ExbB proton channel family protein: MNQSKRKQQSESSPYSLPLLPIVLIGSALASGFYGLILAGPLDIAMLRRYCLSHPVAIATVFLFSIGMVGLVCKWFRTQYQWRWLGRTSAALGRLTDEGQTQSPSNRVDWLLASWQSEPRTVSDSWLGSRVWQVLLLQQSRGRRHQLENDLKSLSEQAADQQHESYSLLRIIHWAMPMLGFLGTVLGISLTLGQLDTQKLATQQQEAMAELSSGLYVAFDTTAIALMLTVASMFVQFAVNRSELSLLDRISRELESALVGFLAVDPFDAQDTLLVPVRQMANDLIGCVRELVVEQATVWSRSIAESQQQWAQWTDRAASEVDLQLASSIGQALSRHLATLETLQESGARQVECRLQQWQTTLSEQTRALHSHQKELVQQSATLQQLVEATTDLKKLEEAIGQNLQTLQAVGQFDQTATRIQQATECMTEAVAKLATSLERSGLLRAAPQRPRSARETASLQDDSAILPLRSAGDQTTSDSNKQPRGKAA, from the coding sequence GTGAATCAATCCAAGCGCAAGCAGCAATCCGAGTCATCACCCTACAGCCTACCACTGTTGCCGATTGTGCTGATCGGATCCGCTCTAGCCAGCGGATTCTACGGACTGATACTGGCCGGGCCGTTGGACATCGCGATGTTGAGACGCTATTGCCTGAGTCACCCAGTGGCAATCGCGACCGTGTTTCTGTTTTCGATTGGCATGGTGGGCTTGGTCTGCAAATGGTTTCGCACGCAATACCAGTGGCGATGGCTGGGGCGAACCAGCGCGGCGCTGGGTCGTCTGACCGACGAGGGTCAAACGCAGTCGCCATCAAACCGCGTGGACTGGTTGTTGGCAAGTTGGCAGTCAGAACCCAGAACTGTTTCTGATAGTTGGCTGGGCTCGCGAGTCTGGCAAGTTCTGCTATTGCAACAAAGTCGCGGACGTCGTCATCAGTTGGAGAATGACCTGAAATCGCTATCCGAACAAGCCGCTGATCAACAGCACGAAAGCTACTCGCTCCTACGTATTATTCACTGGGCCATGCCCATGCTGGGATTTCTCGGTACCGTGTTGGGCATCTCGTTGACGCTGGGTCAACTGGACACGCAAAAACTAGCCACTCAGCAACAAGAGGCGATGGCTGAATTGTCCAGCGGTCTATACGTGGCCTTTGATACCACCGCTATCGCTTTGATGTTGACAGTAGCCAGTATGTTTGTGCAGTTTGCCGTGAATCGCAGCGAGTTGAGTTTGCTGGATCGCATCAGTCGAGAATTGGAATCTGCACTGGTGGGCTTTCTGGCCGTCGATCCCTTCGATGCTCAAGATACATTGTTAGTCCCCGTTCGCCAAATGGCTAACGATCTGATCGGCTGTGTGCGGGAACTGGTGGTCGAACAAGCCACGGTTTGGTCGCGATCGATCGCTGAAAGCCAACAACAATGGGCGCAGTGGACCGATCGTGCTGCCAGTGAAGTCGATTTACAATTGGCCAGCTCAATCGGCCAAGCGCTATCCCGACACTTGGCCACCTTGGAGACACTGCAAGAGTCAGGGGCTCGACAAGTTGAGTGCCGGCTCCAACAGTGGCAAACGACACTCAGCGAGCAGACGCGAGCCCTGCACAGCCACCAGAAAGAATTAGTCCAGCAGTCAGCAACGTTACAGCAATTGGTCGAAGCCACGACCGACTTGAAGAAGCTAGAAGAAGCTATCGGACAGAATTTACAAACGCTGCAAGCCGTCGGTCAGTTCGATCAAACGGCCACGCGCATCCAGCAAGCCACCGAGTGCATGACGGAGGCGGTTGCCAAACTGGCTACTAGTCTGGAGCGATCAGGACTACTGCGTGCCGCGCCACAACGTCCGCGCTCGGCCCGCGAAACAGCCAGCCTGCAGGACGATTCGGCCATTCTCCCGCTCAGATCAGCTGGAGACCAGACTACCAGCGATTCTAACAAGCAGCCGCGAGGTAAGGCGGCATGA
- a CDS encoding PA0069 family radical SAM protein — translation MRHGSHIDPPNRFQTVHQQPDYEHLQWDDELLEGGPQRPIEYIDDQSQSIISENQSPDIPFRYSLNPYRGCIHGCAYCYARPTHELLGLGAGLEFETKIIVKRQAAELFRQFLARDRWQCEPIMFSGITDCFQPAERRFRLTRGCIEVAAECRQPISIITKNALVLRDLDLLATMARESLIHVAISVTTLNRQLAADMEPRTSTPTARLKAIQKLTQAGIPVHLMLAPVIVGLNDSEIPAILEAGRQAGALTASYQLLRLPLSVLPVFEEWLRRTQSLKADAVLSQIRSTRDGRLNDATFGRRMSGQGVIADSLRNTFSVFRHKFGYQAQLPPRDITKFQPPPTKSGQLRLF, via the coding sequence ATGCGACATGGCTCGCACATTGATCCGCCGAATCGCTTTCAGACGGTACACCAGCAACCGGACTACGAGCATTTGCAGTGGGACGACGAGCTGTTGGAGGGCGGACCGCAACGGCCAATCGAGTACATCGATGATCAGTCGCAGTCCATCATCTCCGAGAATCAATCGCCGGACATTCCGTTTCGCTATAGCTTGAACCCCTATCGAGGCTGCATCCATGGCTGTGCCTACTGCTATGCTCGGCCGACTCACGAACTGCTGGGCTTGGGTGCCGGCCTGGAATTTGAGACTAAGATAATCGTCAAACGCCAAGCTGCTGAGCTTTTTCGCCAGTTCCTGGCTCGAGACCGGTGGCAATGCGAGCCGATCATGTTTTCCGGTATCACAGACTGCTTTCAACCAGCCGAGCGCCGGTTTCGGCTAACACGGGGGTGCATCGAGGTAGCCGCCGAGTGTCGTCAACCGATCAGCATCATTACGAAGAACGCACTGGTGCTGCGCGATTTGGATTTATTGGCCACGATGGCTCGGGAGAGTCTCATTCATGTGGCCATCAGCGTCACGACGTTGAACCGCCAGTTGGCTGCGGACATGGAGCCGCGCACCAGTACACCAACCGCGAGACTAAAAGCTATCCAGAAGCTTACCCAAGCTGGGATACCCGTGCATCTGATGCTGGCACCAGTCATCGTGGGTTTGAACGATTCGGAGATCCCCGCAATTCTTGAAGCTGGCAGGCAAGCTGGGGCTCTGACCGCCAGCTACCAGCTCCTGCGATTGCCGCTGAGTGTCTTGCCAGTGTTTGAGGAGTGGCTGCGGCGCACGCAGTCACTCAAGGCCGACGCCGTGCTCAGCCAAATCCGCTCGACGCGCGATGGAAGGCTCAACGATGCTACCTTCGGACGTCGCATGTCAGGGCAAGGAGTGATCGCAGACAGCCTGCGCAATACGTTTTCGGTGTTCCGCCACAAGTTCGGCTATCAGGCACAATTACCCCCGCGCGATATCACAAAGTTCCAACCGCCACCAACGAAGTCGGGGCAGCTCAGACTATTCTGA
- a CDS encoding glucose-6-phosphate isomerase, which translates to MLIQFDPSGAFLPNTGLQPSQVASLAARLEAVRNEICTTDVQMLAGQVPIPADKQPLDSGFYLLPERLLAEYQADRQGSQLARILAKTKQLMSQVDRVVVLGIGGSYMGARALMDACCQPYFNELSRGQRGSRPRIYFEGNNVDNDATQGLLHLLGAHQAARATSVEDAWGLVVISKSGGTLETAAAFRQFLKALEVSCDGDQQLIRQRLIPVTGESGKLFDFAQQLGCDQIFPVPDGVGGRFSILSAVGLVPAALMGINVMKLLEGAQALNEHFRTAKAADNLVLQYAAVNHLMEQHRGATVRLLSVWSKALESAGMWYDQLLAESLGKQLMGAMPLTTVNTRDLHSRHQQHQEGRRDKIVNNVIVQKYRFDPLPIGSRPTDPDALNDIADKTLPEVMAAAIAGTNQALRDDGRPSTNIYLPVVDEFCMGQYFQMLMLATVVEGRLLGINPYGQPGVEAYKKNMNRNLGRSS; encoded by the coding sequence ATGTTGATACAGTTTGATCCGTCAGGGGCCTTCTTGCCTAATACCGGACTTCAGCCCAGCCAGGTTGCCAGCTTGGCAGCACGCCTGGAAGCGGTGCGTAACGAGATCTGCACGACCGACGTGCAGATGTTGGCCGGGCAAGTGCCAATTCCCGCAGACAAACAACCGCTGGACAGCGGTTTCTACCTGTTGCCCGAGCGTCTGCTGGCAGAATATCAAGCCGATCGACAGGGTAGCCAGCTGGCGCGGATTCTGGCCAAGACGAAACAGTTGATGAGCCAAGTGGATCGCGTCGTCGTGCTGGGCATCGGTGGCTCCTATATGGGTGCCCGCGCACTTATGGACGCTTGCTGTCAGCCCTATTTCAACGAACTGTCGCGCGGGCAGCGGGGCAGTCGTCCACGCATCTATTTCGAGGGCAACAATGTCGACAACGATGCCACGCAGGGGTTGTTGCATTTGTTAGGTGCGCATCAGGCGGCCCGAGCGACGTCGGTGGAAGATGCATGGGGGCTGGTGGTCATTAGCAAGAGCGGCGGCACGTTGGAAACCGCTGCCGCCTTCCGACAGTTTCTTAAGGCCCTCGAGGTCAGTTGTGATGGCGACCAGCAACTCATTCGCCAGCGACTGATTCCCGTAACCGGAGAAAGCGGCAAGCTGTTTGACTTTGCCCAGCAGTTGGGCTGCGATCAAATTTTTCCCGTTCCCGACGGCGTGGGAGGGCGATTTTCGATTCTGTCCGCAGTCGGACTGGTTCCGGCCGCCCTGATGGGTATCAACGTTATGAAGTTGCTTGAGGGGGCTCAGGCGCTGAACGAGCATTTTCGAACCGCCAAAGCCGCCGATAACTTGGTATTGCAATACGCAGCGGTCAATCATCTCATGGAACAGCATCGTGGAGCAACTGTGCGACTGTTGAGCGTTTGGAGCAAGGCGCTTGAAAGTGCCGGCATGTGGTACGATCAGTTGCTGGCCGAAAGTCTGGGTAAACAGTTGATGGGGGCCATGCCGTTGACGACTGTCAACACGCGCGACCTGCACTCGCGACATCAACAACACCAGGAAGGTCGTCGCGATAAAATCGTCAATAATGTGATTGTTCAGAAATATCGCTTCGATCCGCTGCCCATCGGTAGCCGCCCCACAGATCCCGACGCCCTGAACGACATTGCCGACAAGACGCTGCCGGAAGTGATGGCTGCAGCCATCGCAGGTACAAACCAGGCGCTGCGCGACGATGGTCGTCCATCGACAAACATCTACTTGCCGGTAGTCGACGAGTTTTGCATGGGGCAGTACTTTCAAATGTTGATGCTGGCCACCGTAGTCGAAGGGCGACTGCTAGGAATCAATCCTTATGGTCAGCCAGGCGTTGAGGCTTACAAGAAGAACATGAACCGCAATTTGGGACGCTCATCATGA
- a CDS encoding metal-dependent hydrolase: protein MTVKLTWLGHATWLVGAGSHQLIVDPFLTDNPAAKMSADEVNVDFVLLTHGHFDHVADAATIANRCDATLIGSYEVATWFSEKHSVAKTLGMNIGGAVHMPFGWLKMTQAIHSSQLPDGSYGGPAGGFLLQLGDRRIYFAGDTALFTDMQLIARGGLDVAILPIGDLFTMGPEDSLQAAQWLGARLVLPSHHGTWPPIEQDVTAWADRIGAQTSSQAIVPVLNQPIEIV from the coding sequence ATGACCGTTAAACTTACCTGGTTGGGCCACGCCACATGGTTAGTCGGCGCTGGGTCGCATCAGTTGATCGTGGACCCGTTTCTGACGGATAATCCGGCGGCAAAGATGTCGGCCGACGAGGTAAATGTGGACTTCGTGCTGCTGACGCATGGACATTTTGACCATGTGGCTGATGCAGCTACAATCGCTAATCGCTGTGACGCTACCCTGATTGGCAGCTACGAAGTAGCCACTTGGTTCAGCGAAAAGCATTCGGTGGCCAAAACGTTGGGCATGAATATCGGCGGGGCAGTGCACATGCCTTTCGGCTGGCTAAAGATGACGCAGGCCATTCATTCCAGCCAGCTTCCCGACGGCAGCTACGGCGGACCGGCCGGTGGTTTTTTATTGCAGCTTGGCGACCGACGCATCTACTTCGCAGGCGACACCGCGCTGTTCACGGACATGCAGTTAATCGCTCGCGGTGGACTGGATGTAGCCATCTTGCCGATCGGCGATTTGTTTACGATGGGACCGGAAGATAGTCTGCAAGCCGCGCAGTGGCTTGGTGCGCGCTTGGTTCTGCCATCGCATCACGGAACTTGGCCACCGATCGAGCAAGACGTTACCGCGTGGGCAGATCGCATTGGCGCCCAAACATCCTCGCAGGCCATCGTGCCTGTGCTGAATCAACCCATCGAAATCGTCTAA
- a CDS encoding ABC transporter ATP-binding protein yields MIKTVNLTKKYGDMYAIRGIELDLRQGDLFGFIGPNGAGKTTTMRIIATLLAPTYGEAYVCDHSIYTHPEEIRRLVGFMPDFFGVYDDMTVIEYLEFFAAAYRIHGPARRKRCDEMLEIVDLNFKRDAYANTLSRGQTQRLGLARVLLHDPQVLLLDEPLSGLDPRARIEMRNLLKRLGEMGKTIIVSSHILPELADICNKVGIINRGEMGFNGPIAELIKAVRPQTILEIQPSTAAGLSPLMKFLSGNALVQSVEQVGEVLEVTLCCEVSDYGQLAQQIASAGHLFKRFAEKETNLESAFMALTKATGDKM; encoded by the coding sequence GTGATAAAAACGGTGAACCTGACAAAGAAATATGGCGACATGTACGCCATTCGCGGGATCGAGTTGGATCTGCGACAGGGGGATCTGTTTGGCTTCATCGGACCCAATGGAGCTGGCAAGACGACGACCATGCGCATTATCGCTACGCTGCTGGCACCGACCTACGGCGAGGCCTACGTTTGCGACCATTCGATCTATACACATCCCGAAGAGATTCGACGACTGGTGGGCTTCATGCCCGACTTCTTCGGCGTCTACGACGATATGACGGTGATCGAATACTTGGAGTTTTTCGCTGCCGCCTATCGCATACATGGCCCGGCAAGACGAAAACGCTGTGACGAAATGCTCGAGATCGTCGACTTGAACTTCAAACGCGACGCCTACGCCAATACGTTGTCTCGCGGACAGACGCAACGCCTGGGGCTGGCTCGCGTATTGTTGCATGACCCACAGGTCTTGCTGCTGGACGAACCGCTCAGCGGTCTAGACCCGCGCGCGAGAATCGAAATGCGCAACCTGCTTAAACGGCTTGGTGAAATGGGCAAGACCATCATTGTCAGCAGTCACATCCTGCCCGAACTCGCAGATATTTGTAACAAGGTCGGCATCATCAATCGTGGTGAAATGGGCTTCAACGGACCCATTGCCGAACTCATCAAGGCCGTCCGGCCGCAAACGATTCTAGAGATTCAACCGAGCACTGCCGCAGGATTGTCGCCACTGATGAAATTCTTGTCGGGCAACGCCTTGGTTCAGTCAGTAGAGCAGGTCGGTGAGGTATTAGAAGTCACTCTATGTTGTGAGGTGTCGGATTACGGTCAGTTAGCACAGCAGATTGCCAGCGCAGGGCATCTGTTCAAGAGGTTTGCAGAGAAAGAAACGAATCTCGAGTCCGCGTTTATGGCCTTAACCAAAGCCACTGGCGACAAGATGTAG
- a CDS encoding pyridoxal phosphate-dependent aminotransferase, with protein MPTNTPESWISDRSRQFDSSGIRKVFELAAKLKQPVNLSIGQPDFDVPETVKAACIDAIRHRKNAYSLTQGIAPLRERLQQQVTDRFGHQDRQVFISSGTSGGLVLAVLSLVNPGDEVIVFDPYFVMYPALVRIAGGIPVIVDTYPDFRIDIDRVRSAITPRTKLILFNSPSNPTGVTPSLEETRTLAELAGEHGIALLSDEIYSQFVYDGQLITPADFNSQTIVIDGFSKSHAMTGWRVGWVHGPQAVIETMIKMQQYSFVCAPQPAQWAGLAALDVDMASYRADYAHKRDMLIDGLQGYYQFTRPGGAFYLFPQAPQGMTGSELVRLAIENNLLVIPGNVFSQRDSHFRISYAAPDDTIQSGIEILRRLARP; from the coding sequence ATGCCAACCAACACTCCCGAATCGTGGATATCTGACCGCAGCCGGCAATTCGACAGCAGCGGCATTCGCAAAGTCTTTGAACTGGCGGCTAAATTAAAGCAGCCAGTTAACCTTTCCATCGGACAACCAGATTTTGACGTGCCGGAAACGGTCAAAGCTGCCTGCATCGACGCAATCCGACACCGCAAGAACGCCTACTCCTTGACTCAAGGCATTGCGCCGCTGCGCGAGCGACTGCAACAGCAGGTTACCGACCGCTTTGGCCACCAGGATCGGCAAGTATTCATTTCGTCCGGTACCAGTGGCGGATTGGTACTGGCGGTGCTAAGTCTGGTCAATCCCGGGGACGAAGTCATCGTTTTTGATCCGTACTTCGTGATGTATCCGGCTTTGGTTCGCATTGCCGGTGGCATTCCGGTGATCGTGGATACCTATCCCGATTTTCGCATCGACATCGACCGTGTGCGATCGGCGATTACGCCGCGTACGAAGTTGATTCTATTCAACTCGCCTTCCAACCCGACTGGTGTCACTCCGTCTCTGGAAGAGACTCGAACACTAGCTGAACTAGCTGGGGAGCACGGCATCGCACTGTTGTCTGATGAGATTTACAGCCAGTTTGTTTACGACGGTCAGCTCATTACACCCGCCGACTTCAATTCGCAGACAATTGTCATCGACGGCTTTTCCAAGAGCCATGCGATGACCGGCTGGCGGGTGGGGTGGGTACATGGGCCGCAGGCAGTTATCGAGACGATGATCAAGATGCAACAGTATTCGTTTGTCTGCGCGCCGCAGCCTGCGCAGTGGGCCGGACTGGCAGCACTAGATGTCGATATGGCCAGCTATCGGGCCGACTACGCGCACAAACGTGACATGCTGATTGATGGGTTGCAAGGCTATTACCAATTCACGCGACCCGGCGGTGCCTTTTACCTGTTCCCTCAAGCACCTCAGGGCATGACTGGTAGTGAACTGGTGCGGCTCGCGATTGAGAACAATTTACTTGTCATCCCCGGCAACGTTTTCAGCCAGCGTGACAGCCACTTTCGCATTTCTTACGCCGCCCCCGACGACACTATCCAGAGTGGTATAGAGATCCTGAGACGATTGGCCAGACCGTAG
- a CDS encoding DUF1080 domain-containing protein: MRFIWSLVSLVALACFMPHGASAQEDGWIEMFDGKSLAGWKANENQQSWSVKDGALVCQGPRSHLFYVAEEKPFKNFHFKAEVKTTPGSNSGIYFHTRFLEQGWPKYGYECQVNITQSDPKKTSGLYGVKDVFSKDLKAVGISDDQWYTQEIIVTGLRVQTIVNGQTLVDYTEPENKPAFSNDFERRLGEGTFALQAHDPKSVVSFRNLKVKRLEDQ, translated from the coding sequence ATGCGTTTCATTTGGTCGCTGGTTTCGCTCGTAGCATTGGCCTGTTTCATGCCCCACGGTGCTTCGGCACAAGAAGACGGCTGGATTGAAATGTTTGATGGCAAGTCGCTGGCTGGTTGGAAGGCTAATGAGAATCAACAGAGCTGGAGCGTCAAAGATGGAGCGCTTGTCTGCCAGGGGCCTAGAAGTCACCTGTTTTATGTAGCGGAAGAAAAGCCCTTTAAGAATTTTCATTTCAAGGCGGAAGTCAAGACGACCCCAGGAAGCAACTCGGGAATCTACTTCCACACCCGTTTTCTTGAGCAAGGTTGGCCCAAGTATGGCTATGAATGTCAGGTCAACATCACACAGTCTGACCCTAAGAAGACGAGTGGCTTGTATGGTGTGAAAGATGTGTTTAGTAAAGACTTAAAGGCAGTTGGGATTTCCGACGACCAATGGTACACGCAAGAGATCATCGTCACGGGGTTGCGTGTGCAGACGATTGTCAACGGTCAGACATTGGTCGACTACACCGAACCCGAGAACAAACCCGCATTTTCCAATGACTTCGAGCGGCGATTGGGTGAGGGTACCTTCGCGCTACAAGCACACGATCCCAAGAGCGTGGTCTCCTTCCGCAACCTCAAGGTCAAACGGCTGGAAGACCAGTAG
- a CDS encoding nitrite reductase (NAD(P)H) small subunit, with amino-acid sequence MTDTVLPLFPNEPPGADFVSVARVGDIQEGQGKAFVIGKRVVAVFLYHDTYYAIDDICPHQGASLAEGYLDDCAVACPWHHWRFSLQDGTWLDNPKLGVDKFNVRVVGQQIQVQVPDKTPPESVGT; translated from the coding sequence ATGACCGATACTGTATTGCCGCTGTTCCCCAATGAGCCACCTGGAGCAGATTTTGTATCGGTGGCTCGCGTGGGAGATATCCAGGAAGGACAGGGCAAGGCGTTTGTGATTGGCAAACGTGTGGTAGCCGTCTTTTTGTATCACGACACGTACTACGCCATCGACGATATTTGTCCTCATCAAGGTGCCTCGCTGGCCGAAGGTTATCTCGACGACTGCGCGGTAGCTTGTCCCTGGCATCATTGGCGGTTTTCGCTGCAGGATGGTACCTGGCTGGATAATCCAAAATTGGGCGTGGACAAATTCAACGTGCGCGTAGTCGGCCAGCAGATACAAGTTCAAGTACCGGACAAAACACCACCCGAATCGGTTGGAACTTAA
- a CDS encoding serine/threonine protein kinase — translation MVSKSESRAEAVEVQAATAGSATGTGGDTATRTFRGTQSFEVSESDRAQDSPGVAGQGDKTVISHRPAAGPQEFYRQVPLPDLAAMLEGHTLDHFQVLQIIGGGGMGAVFRGLDQRLNRTVAIKVMPGFRRDAESLRRFRTEAQSAARLDHPNIARVYYVGEAEQWNYIVFEYIDGVNIRDLVENQGPLSIDDAVFYTRQIAEALQHAHDRAVVHRDIKPSNILVTAGGIAKLVDMGLARDTSIDSSTADQTASGVTLGTFDYISPEQARNPRDADVRSDLYSLGCSLFFMLTGRPPFPEGTALQKLLNHGSLPPPDPRESRDDISDQLYEILMKLMAKRAGDRYQKPIELINDLMLLAEQEGLSRSQGPTTISFTPTLVEPTLIETHLPWLIAVAVLLASTIWMQQQSMSRSFTLPEVNFTEVRNHTDKDQQLRQNAPQSSIAQAQPAPSTASRDSTLRSLPGDSIISPADSVMPAVSGPVVGNSAESASNRIPTDPQRPFGDNSRSSSSSTEPLITDGPTINGLDSPPALTIDALDNPGATVSSPATSDSPTAALTASAATIVVSTVPPTDVKAEFWEASLARAVKRAAELPQPAMIEVRGSVWLDRPLEIRGSADIVIRSSASEIGRVEVARGLWSNLNPQEGAINVVDANLTLQDIKLQAAFSGTPAKPMNIFQVRGNARLMAQQCEFTVRSDSTSTVGLIAVGPGENSTSTTMTSPQQRPARSTRFALERSLVRGGCSVFIINQIGSNTQDAIQINIDSSAIAVDGSALELFAPTSTAGVQRILRMYGQSSTFVTGREFAALQYVGTQLPTVGFSRTSQACVFSSLQAQAHIAIRGEAVGLSSNPDLLLLQGLDNAYDVGIESICQLQKPMGRADEFAFQDAQQAGWLLERGTEHVVRWKNPGLYAGRLADADWSDFRLAEAYFVPGVPATQLPGF, via the coding sequence ATGGTATCTAAGAGCGAAAGTCGAGCCGAGGCTGTGGAAGTACAGGCCGCTACGGCAGGCAGCGCAACCGGTACTGGTGGCGACACGGCAACCCGAACTTTTCGGGGCACTCAGTCGTTTGAGGTATCCGAATCCGATCGTGCTCAGGACAGTCCAGGAGTGGCTGGCCAGGGGGACAAGACGGTCATTAGCCATCGGCCTGCAGCGGGCCCACAAGAATTCTATCGTCAGGTGCCGCTGCCCGATTTGGCAGCGATGTTGGAAGGCCACACGTTGGACCACTTCCAAGTTCTGCAAATCATAGGCGGAGGCGGCATGGGAGCCGTCTTTCGAGGGCTTGACCAGCGACTCAATCGCACGGTGGCAATCAAAGTTATGCCCGGCTTTCGACGAGACGCCGAATCGCTACGCAGATTTCGTACCGAAGCCCAATCGGCTGCGCGCTTGGACCATCCCAACATTGCTCGCGTCTATTACGTCGGTGAAGCAGAGCAGTGGAACTATATTGTTTTCGAGTACATCGACGGGGTGAATATTCGCGACCTGGTGGAAAATCAGGGTCCGTTGTCAATCGACGATGCTGTATTTTACACTCGACAAATTGCCGAAGCGCTGCAACATGCCCATGACCGTGCGGTCGTACATCGCGATATCAAACCCTCGAATATCCTGGTGACGGCAGGTGGGATTGCCAAATTAGTCGATATGGGACTGGCTCGCGATACTTCGATCGACAGTTCGACTGCGGATCAAACGGCCAGTGGCGTTACCTTGGGAACGTTTGACTATATTTCGCCTGAACAAGCTCGTAATCCGCGCGACGCTGATGTGCGTAGCGATCTGTATTCACTTGGCTGCAGTCTGTTTTTTATGCTGACGGGGCGTCCGCCATTTCCAGAGGGGACGGCACTGCAAAAGCTACTCAATCATGGCAGTTTGCCTCCGCCAGATCCGCGTGAGTCGCGCGACGACATCAGCGATCAGTTGTACGAAATCCTGATGAAGTTGATGGCCAAACGAGCAGGCGATCGTTATCAAAAGCCGATCGAACTCATCAATGACTTGATGCTGTTGGCCGAACAAGAGGGGCTATCGCGCAGCCAAGGTCCGACAACTATTTCGTTCACTCCCACGTTGGTCGAACCCACATTGATCGAAACACATTTGCCGTGGCTGATTGCCGTGGCCGTGTTGCTAGCCAGTACCATTTGGATGCAGCAGCAGTCGATGTCGCGCAGCTTTACTTTACCGGAAGTGAATTTTACTGAAGTTCGCAACCACACGGACAAAGACCAGCAGCTCCGGCAAAACGCGCCACAGTCCAGCATCGCACAAGCCCAGCCAGCACCTTCAACAGCCTCCAGGGATAGCACGCTGCGCTCTCTGCCCGGCGACTCAATCATCAGCCCAGCAGATAGTGTGATGCCTGCGGTAAGCGGTCCGGTAGTTGGTAATTCTGCAGAGTCTGCCTCAAACCGCATCCCGACAGATCCACAGCGACCGTTTGGAGACAACAGCCGTTCCAGTAGTAGTTCTACAGAGCCGTTGATTACCGACGGGCCAACGATCAATGGACTTGACTCACCACCCGCGCTGACCATCGATGCGCTTGATAACCCTGGCGCCACGGTGTCGAGCCCAGCGACTTCTGACTCGCCTACTGCAGCGCTCACCGCATCGGCCGCAACCATCGTGGTCTCGACCGTGCCGCCTACAGATGTTAAAGCAGAGTTCTGGGAAGCATCGTTAGCCAGAGCCGTCAAACGCGCGGCGGAATTGCCTCAGCCTGCGATGATTGAGGTCCGAGGCAGCGTATGGCTCGATCGACCTTTGGAAATTCGTGGCTCTGCAGACATCGTAATTCGTTCGTCGGCCAGTGAGATTGGTCGCGTGGAAGTGGCTCGTGGATTGTGGAGTAACCTCAATCCGCAGGAGGGCGCAATCAACGTCGTAGATGCGAATCTGACTCTCCAAGACATCAAACTACAAGCGGCTTTCAGTGGGACCCCGGCAAAGCCGATGAACATCTTTCAGGTTCGCGGCAATGCGCGACTGATGGCACAACAATGCGAGTTCACGGTTCGCAGCGATTCAACGAGCACCGTCGGCCTGATAGCAGTCGGGCCTGGTGAAAATAGTACGTCGACTACCATGACTAGCCCTCAACAGCGCCCAGCACGTTCTACGCGGTTTGCACTGGAACGCAGCTTGGTGCGCGGTGGATGTTCTGTTTTTATCATCAATCAAATTGGCTCCAACACTCAAGATGCAATTCAGATCAATATCGACAGTTCGGCGATCGCCGTTGATGGAAGCGCGCTGGAACTTTTCGCTCCAACCTCTACGGCAGGAGTTCAGCGCATATTGCGGATGTATGGTCAGTCCTCTACTTTTGTGACCGGCCGGGAGTTTGCCGCGTTGCAGTATGTGGGGACGCAACTGCCCACAGTTGGGTTCAGCCGAACCAGCCAAGCCTGCGTCTTTTCGTCGCTGCAGGCTCAGGCCCATATTGCAATCCGTGGCGAAGCGGTTGGTCTGAGCAGTAATCCGGACTTGCTGCTATTGCAAGGCTTGGACAACGCTTACGATGTCGGAATCGAGTCCATTTGTCAGCTTCAAAAGCCCATGGGGCGAGCCGATGAATTTGCCTTCCAAGACGCGCAGCAAGCCGGGTGGCTACTGGAACGCGGCACAGAGCATGTTGTGCGCTGGAAAAACCCCGGATTGTATGCTGGGAGGTTGGCCGATGCCGATTGGAGCGATTTTCGACTGGCCGAAGCGTACTTTGTGCCAGGGGTGCCTGCCACGCAGTTGCCAGGATTCTGA